A stretch of Aedes aegypti strain LVP_AGWG chromosome 2, AaegL5.0 Primary Assembly, whole genome shotgun sequence DNA encodes these proteins:
- the LOC5567636 gene encoding talin-2 isoform X5, whose translation MSALSLRISLEGGRVTKTIQFDPNTTVFDACRIIKDKFAEAVQGQAQEFGLFLADEDTRQGVWLEPARNLGYYLLRNHDVLEYRRKHRNLRVRMLDGALKTILVDDSQPVSQLMVVICTKIGITNHEEYGLVREDPESQNENLPDNKSNMGTLTLRRKVAERERDAKMESLRKKLRTDDEIHWVDVGKTLREQGIDESETVLLRRKFFYSDQNIDSRDPVQLNLLYVQARDAILDGTHPVTQEKACEFAGIQVQIQFGDHNESKHKPGFLDLREFLPGSYVRVKNIEKKVFAEHRKHQGLSDLDAKYLYTKTARELPTYGVTFFLVKEKMTGKNKLVPRLLGVTKSSVLRLDETTKEILKTWPLTTVRRWGASPNTFTLDFGDYADQYYSVQTTEAEQIVQLIAGYIDIILKKKQAKEHFGIEGDEGSTMVEESVAPSKATFLQHEETTPSGKVETQSIAKPAIMRGYDGERPYGTGEMQSMQYGAFVGQVNLAHQPPMLQQTRISTVLSEPQRALVGYISAGQDAINKAEKDLESKAQLPPLGTDPGSMQWREETLDTSKQTVTTHLATMNAATAQVVTASQPDEIDHDAVGAAVSQITQSIPEVTKEVRLIAALMDDDCTGDKLLEATRKLCSAFSDLLKSAEPESKEPRQNLLNAASRVGEASGQVLSSMGEESMESRELHDMLLGLAKAVANTTAALVLKAKSIAAVTEDEATRNRVIAAASQCALATSQLVACARVVAPTIQSPACREQLEAAAREVAKAVAHLVEVCNEATDNQQLRGDLMNAAKDVSKTLAELLEHIKLSSRERARRVDDNPVEEVLVATDILVSASDPQEMIRQAQQLGKATAQLIQSIKGEAERQEDSNLQRKLLEAAKQLADATARMVEAARLCAGNPHDSGHQESLRIAAEELRVITTTTANTPEIKRRLINRLEQCSKQAAAAATQCITAAQNALIHSNDVQTKEILLQDCQTVADQIPRLVAGVKNTLSRPDDPNAQLGLIDAAEMFLEPGAQVAQSARDLQPTVMDQAASQQLSRSALNLSHAIHDLRSAAHRAREACGGNELDAALEAVRNLRNVLNDTRRAGQEGNLRPLPGETADSCFKQLAAASNNVDSSLYQLMSAVQQSNRTYAGVAGRDAALALGEYTKSVRGVVATTKNPAVVDCADQVILDSMLVIEEAQKTLQNLGNQDQLVQAIKRTKGSLGRTIDCFPGVKDINEAYENMAELRAILDTGEFPPSTRAYGQLQNELKSAADTLNTAGGQVAHSYDSSIKLANTSQDFYHAYKELMTVTLEMAGQTVEDRAREEIVNSLRGVSNQSATLLGTAKFVAGDPDRPNAKNELSSAARMVTESINRLVDVCTQAAPGQKECDSAIRSIESLKPLLESAQEPLTDQGYFDCLETVMEKSRTLGDGMTGIANNAKLSKHVEFGHSVDSVSDSIRGLIESAAQAAYLVGISNPTSVGGRPGLVDQAQFARASQAIRQSCEVLRGPASSQQQVLSAATIIAKHTSALCNACRNASSTTTNPVAKRHFVQAAKEVANSTADLVREIKALDKDYSPVSRARCAGATEPLLEAVSSLCQFANSPEFISIPARISTDGRKAQEPILHAGRGILDGAVDMVKTAKVLVMTPTDPPVWQQLAIHSRNVSESIKKLASSIREKAPGQLQCDQVLETLKSCARDLNSAALAVGVDGLPQRKENNLQGFTNQSLNAASELIDRLEPVKSSAKKNAESLGHAVNQIAKHIVPLTNGVIGACSHVVHSGQQTVLIDQVKSVVECCSHLVQVAKDAGGNPRATQYHPDLDEAVESTREAIQELNATVERLSTENGVVTGLMEQISRSMSRITDKRQSFLGASINDTFVDYQTRMVQSAKEIARYANEINAKAAIDPSKLAQLSVEMTHHYSQLAQDSIGASALTTSPDVAIRIRQTVTDLGRSVNVLIQSTAGIRKDDSSGLVEISRGARDVSEKVSQVLAALQAGSRGTQACINASSTVSAIISDLDTTIMFATAGTLHSEEEGKFSDHREHILKTAKALVEDTKILVAGAAGTQDQLAAAAQNAVTTILQLAEAVKHGAASLGSNQPDSQVMVMNAVKDVAAALGHGDERHLVAENC comes from the exons ATGTCGGCCTTGTCGCTACGAATCAGTTTGGAGGGTGGTCGAGTCACAAAGACGATCCAGTTCGACCCCAACACGACCGTGTTCGACGCCTGCCGCATTATCAAGGACAAATTCGCCGAAGCAGTCCAGGGACAAGCACAGGAATTCGGGCTCTTCCTGGCGGATGAGGACACTCGGCAGGGCGTGTGGTTGGAACCGGCCCGTAATCTTGGCTACTATCTGTTGAGGAATCACGATGTTCTGGAGTATCGAAGGAAGCACCGAAACCTCCGGGTTCGGATGCTGGACGGTGCGCTCAAGACAATTCTGGTTGACGACTCCCAACCGGTTTCACAGCTGATGGTGGTCATCTGTACCAAGATCGGTATTACCAACCACGAAGAATACGGATTGGTCCGCGAGGACCCGGAATCACAGAACGAAAACCTTCCCGATAATAAGTCCAACATGGGCACATTGACCCTGCGCCGGAAGGTCGCTGAGCGAGAGCGTGACGCGAAGATGGAGAGCTTGCGAAAGAAGCTACGAACAGATGACGAGATCCACTGGGTCGATGTTGGCAAGACACTTCGCGAGCAAGGAATTGACGAGTCCGAGACGGTACTGCTAAGGCGAAAGTTCTTCTATTCGGATCAGAATATCGATTCGCGGGATCCAGTGCAACTGAATCTGCTCTACGTGCAAGCCAGGGACGCCATCCTAGATGGTACTCATCCCGTCACACAGGAGAAAGCCTGCGAGTTCGCGGGGATTCAAGTGCAGATACAGTTCGGTGATCACAACGAATCGAAGCATAAACCTGGATTCTTGGA CCTGCGCGAGTTCCTTCCCGGTTCGTACGTTCGCGTCAAGAACATCGAGAAGAAAGTGTTCGCCGAACATCGCAAGCACCAGGGCCTGTCCGACCTGGACGCCAAGTATCTCTACACCAAAACGGCCCGCGAGCTGCCCACCTACGGCGTTACGTTCTTCCTGGTAAAGGAGAAAATGACCGGCAAGAACAAGCTGGTGCCTCGACTGCTCGGCGTGACCAAAAGTTCCGTTCTGCGGCTGGACGAAACGacgaaggaaatcctgaagacGTGGCCGCTGACCACTGTGAGACGGTGGGGTGCATCGCCCAACACTTTTACGCTGGACTTTGGGGACTACGCCGATCAGTACTACTCGGTGCAGACGACGGAAGCCGAGCAGATTGTGCAGCTGATTGCCGGCTACATCGATATTATTCTGAAGAAGAAACAGGCCAAGGAGCATTTTGGGATTGAGGGCGACGAGGGGTCGACCATGGTGGAGGAGAGCGTGGCACCGTCAAA GGccacattcttgcaacatgagGAAACGACCCCGTCCGGCAAGGTGGAAACCCAGTCGATTGCCAAACCGGCCATCATGCGAGGATACGACG GCGAACGTCCCTATGGCACTGGGGAGATGCAATCGATGCAATATGGGGCATTCGTCGGGCAAGTCAATTTGGCCCATCAACCTCcaatg TTGCAACAAACCCGTATCAGTACGGTCCTATCGGAGCCCCAGAGAGCCCTCGTCGGGTACATCTCGGCCGGTCAGGATGCCATCAACAAAGCCGAAAAGGATCTGGAGAGCAAGGCGCAACTGCCTCCGCTTGGAACAGACCCTGGATCAATGCAATGGCGCGAAGAAACCCTGGACACTTCCAAGCAAACCGTCACCACCCATCTGGCGACAATGAACGCTGCCACGGCTCAGGTTGTAACAGCCTCGCAGCCGGATGAAATCGATCACGATGCCGTCGGGGCTGCCGTTTCGCAAATCACCCAAAGTATTCCGGAAGTCACCAAAGAGGTCCGACTTATCGCCGCTTTGATGGACGATGACTGCACCGGCGATAAACTGCTGGAAGCGACCCGAAAACTCTGCTCCGCCTTCAGCGATTTGCTGAAATCTGCCGAACCGGAGAGCAAGGAACCACGGCAGAACCTTCTGAATGCTGCCAGCCGAGTTGGTGAAGCCAGCGGACAGGTTCTCAGCAGCATGGGCGAAGAGAGCATGGAGAGCCGAGAGTTGCACGACATGCTGCTAGGACTAGCGAAGGCCGTCGCCAACACTACAGCAGCCTTGGTCTTGAAGGCCAAATCGATTGCTGCCGTCACGGAAGACGAAGCTACGCGAAACAGAG TCATTGCCGCAGCCAGTCAGTGCGCGTTGGCCACCAGTCAACTAGTGGCATGTGCTCGCGTTGTAGCTCCTACGATCCAGAGTCCAGCATGTCGTGAACAGCTGGAAGCAGCTGCCCGTGAGGTTGCTAAGGCCGTAGCGCACCTGGTCGAAGTATGCAATGAAGCTACCGATAACCAGCAGCTACGTGGTGACCTCATGAACGCCGCCAAGGATGTGTCTAAGACTCTAGCCGAACTGCTCGAACACATCAAGCTGAGCTCACGCGAAAGAGCTCGCCGTGTTGATGACAACCCCGTGGAAGAAGTCTTGGTTGCCACTGATATTCTGGTTTCTGCCTCAGACCCACAGGAAATGATCCGTCAAGCACAACAGCTGGGCAAGGCTACGGCGCAACTAATCCAGAGCATCAAGGGTGAAGCCGAGCGTCAGGAGGACTCGAACCTGCAACGCAAACTCTTGGAAGCAGCCAAGCAACTCGCCGATGCTACCGCCCGAATGGTTGAAGCAGCCCGGCTCTGCGCAGGCAATCCTCACGACTCCGGCCATCAGGAATCGCTTCGCATCGCTGCTGAAGAACTACGCGTCATTACCACCACCACCGCAAATACTCCGGAGATCAAACGCAGACTCATCAATCGTCTGGAGCAATGTTCTAAACAAGCTGCGGCAGCTGCTACTCAATGTATTACCGCTGCCCAAAACGCCCTGATTCACAGCAACGACGTCCAGACCAAGGAGATCCTTCTGCAAGATTGTCAAACCGTCGCGGACCAAATCCCACGTCTCGTTGCTGGAGTCAAGAATACCCTCTCACGTCCTGACGATCCCAACGCACAACTTGGTTTGATCGATGCCGCTGAAATGTTCCTAGAACCAGGAGCACAAGTTGCCCAATCAGCAAGAGATCTTCAACCAACCGTAATGGACCAAGCCGCTTCTCAGCAGCTGTCCCGTTCGGCCTTGAACCTTAGCCACGCTATCCACGACCTCCGATCTGCTGCTCATCGAGCCAGGGAAGCTTGCGGAGGTAATGAGCTTGATGCCGCACTAGAAGCTGTCCGCAACTTGAGAAACGTGCTGAACGACACCCGACGCGCAGGACAAGAAGGCAACCTGAGACCCCTGCCTGGTGAGACAGCTGACAGTTGCTTTAAACAACTTGCCGCTGCCAGCAACAACGTGGATTCATCCCTTTACCAGCTGATGTCTGCCGTTCAACAGAGTAACCGCACTTATGCTGGAGTAGCTGGAAGAGACGCTGCCCTCGCCTTAGGGGAATACACCAAGAGCGTCCGTGGAGTTGTAGCGACAACTAAAAATCCAGCAGTTGTTGACTGTGCCGATCAAGTGATTCTGGATTCGATGCTGGTGATCGAGGAAGCTCAGAAAACGCTTCAAAACCTTGGCAATCAAGACCAGCTAGTTCAGGCAATCAAGCGTACCAAAGGCTCGTTGGGCCGAACCATTGACTGCTTCCCGGGCGTTAAAGACATCAACGAAGCATACGAAAACATGGCTGAGCTGCGCGCTATTCTGGACACGGGCGAGTTCCCACCTTCCACCCGCGCATATGGTCAGCTGCAGAATGAACTGAAGAGTGCTGCGGATACCCTCAATACTGCAGGTGGTCAGGTCGCACACTCGTACGACAGCTCCATTAAGTTGGCCAACACCAGCCAAGACTTCTACCATGCGTACAAAGAACTTATGACCGTCACTTTGGAAATGGCTGGACAAACTGTGGAAGACAGAGCTCGTGAAGAAATCGTCAACTCCCTGCGAGGAGTTTCCAATCAGTCTGCAACACTCCTGGGAACAGCCAAGTTTGTAGCAGGAGATCCAGATAGGCCTAACGCCAAAAACGAGCTTTCTTCGGCGGCTCGTATGGTGACGGAGAGCATTAATCGCTTGGTAGATGTATGTACTCAAGCAGCTCCCGGACAGAAGGAGTGTGATAGTGCTATTCGCAGTATTGAATCGTTAAAACCTCTTCTGGAATCTGCTCAAGAGCCATTGACTGATCAAGGATACTTCGACTGCTTGGAAACCGTCATGGAGAAGTCCCGCACCTTGGGAGATGGAATGACTGGTATCGCCAACAACGCTAAGCTGTCGAAGCACGTCGAGTTTGGTCACTCTGTTGATTCGGTTTCGGATTCCATTCGTGGACTGATTGAATCCGCAGCACAAGCTGCCTACCTGGTGGGTATTTCGAACCCTACAAGTGTTGGCGGTCGTCCTGGTTTGGTTGACCAAGCTCAGTTTGCTCGAGCTTCACAAGCTATTCGTCAAAGTTGCGAAGTTCTGCGCGGTCCAGCTAGTTCTCAACAGCAAGTCCTTTCGGCTGCGACCATCATCGCAAAACACACCTCCGCGCTGTGCAACGCTTGCCGTAATGCAAGCTCAACGACTACCAATCCGGTGGCGAAGCGTCACTTTGTTCAGGCAGCGAAGGAAGTTGCCAACTCAACGGCAGATCTAGTTCGGGAAATTAAGGCTTTGGATAAGGACTACAGTCCGGTATCGAGAGCTCGATGTGCCGGAGCTACTGAGCCTCTCCTGGAAGCGGTATCTTCCTTGTGCCAATTCGCAAACTCTCCAGAGTTTATATCGATTCCGGCCAGAATTTCTACGGATGGAAGAAAGGCACAGGAACCGATTCTACATGCCGGTCGTGGAATTTTGGATGGAGCTGTGGACATGGTGAAAACTGCCAAGGTTTTGGTAATGACTCCTACGGATCCTCCCGTGTGGCAACAGTTGGCTATTCACAGCCGCAACGTTTCCGAGAGCATCAAGAAATTGGCTTCGAGCATTCGCGAGAAAGCTCCTGGACAGTTGCAGTGCGATCAAGTGCTTGAGACGTTGAAGTCCTGTGCTAGAGATCTCAACTCTGCTGCTTTAGCAGTGGGTGTTGACGGTCTTCCTCAACGAAAGGAGAATAACTTGCAAGGATTCACCAACCAGTCTTTGAACGCGGCCTCGGAATTGATCGACCGTTTGGAGCCTGTCAAATCATCTGCGAAGAAGAACGCTGAGAGCTTGGGCCATGCTGTGAATCAAATCGCTAAGCATATTGTTCCTCTGACCAACGGAGTTATTGGAGCATGCTCGCACGTGGTTCATTCTGGTCAGCAAACAGTGCTCATCGATCAGGTGAAGTCCGTTGTGGAATGCTGCTCGCATTTGGTGCAGGTTGCGAAGGACGCTGGTGGAAACCCTCGTGCTACACAATACCATCCGGATCTGGACGAAGCTGTCGAGTCTACACGCGAAGCCATTCAAGAGCTAAACGCCACTGTTGAACGTTTGTCGACGGAGAACGGAGTAGTAACTGGATTGATGGAACAAATCTCTCGTTCTATGTCCCGCATCACCGATAAACGTCAATCGTTCTTGGGAGCTTCCATCAATGATACTTTTGTGGACTACCAAACTCGTATGGTTCAATCGGCCAAGGAAATCGCTCGCTATGCAAATGAGATCAACGCCAAGGCAGCGATCGATCCTTCAAAGTTGGCTCAACTTTCAGTCGAGATGACCCATCACTACAGTCAGCTGGCCCAAGATTCTATCGGTGCTTCGGCTCTGACCACTTCTCCAGATGTTGCGATCCGTATTCGTCAGACAGTCACCGATCTGGGGCGTTCTGTGAATGTCCTCATCCAGTCGACGGCTGGTATTCGCAAGGATGATAGTTCTGGGCTGGTAGAGATCTCCCGTGGAGCTCGAGACGTTTCGGAGAAGGTTTCGCAAGTGTTGGCAGCCTTGCAAGCTGGTTCCCGTGGAACACAGGCCTGCATCAATGCTTCCAGCACGGTGTCGGCTATCATCAGCGATTTGGATACGACCATCATGTTTGCAACGGCCGGAACACTTCACTCCGAAGAGGAAGGCAAATTCTCCGATCATCGTGAGCACATTTTGAAGACTGCTAAGGCTTTGGTCGAGGACACCAAGATTCTGGTGGCAGGTGCTGCCGGTACGCAGGATCAGCTCGCGGCCGCTGCCCAAAATGCTGTAACAACAATCT TGCAACTAGCGGAGGCGGTTAAACACGGAGCGGCATCGCTCGGTTCCAACCAACCGGACTCGCAAGTGATGGTGATGAACGCGGTGAAAGATGTCGCTGCAGCACTCG